The genomic interval AGGAGATGTTTGGTGGGTGAATATTTGGAGACAAGCTCATTGCAAGGGGAGGCCCTGCTGCCCAAAGGACCAGGGAGCCTGCGCTGCGTGACCACGGCAGCCATGCCTCCAGCTGTCCTTCTGCCTTATCCACAGACAGCATAGGGCCAGTGGGTCCTCCCTAGGCTGACTGGGTGGGGCACGCAGTCCAGGGGAGACATGCTGATCAGTGAGGACTGGGGATGGAAAAGAGAGAGTAAGAGAGGGGAATGGTAGAAATGGGTCATATTTTCTGAACGACCAAGCGGGCCCCAGTGCTCTCTCTCAGGACTGCTACAAACTTCACAGCCTTTGGAGGTCTTTCTACGGGGCCATTGCCAGCAGATTTAGCAGGAAGGACCCTTTTGCCACAGCGGTGACTGTCAAAGCCAACAGCACGCTTTTCCAGGCTGGGCCTGATGGGGAAAAGGTGACGGGTCCCCAGCCGTCACCCACATTTGCTGAAGTCTTCAGAGCGGCAGACATCCTGCAGACACATGGAGTGTTTGCAGAGTAGAGTGAGTGATGCAGAGGCACAGACTGAGATGCACCACAACTTTATTGAGtcagaagagggaaagaaagttGCGTCAAGGGGAGGACATcaagcaggaagcagcagggacagagtcTGCACTAATGGACATGGTGGATACCCCGCCAGGCGTCCGTCTCCCATTCTTCAATAGTGCGAGAAGTACCAACAGCTCCCCCCTCGTCTGGTCTTCTGGGTTTGACAGACGAAAGGAGCAGAGGTGACAATTATGAAGTCAGGAGGTAAAGGCGGGAGTGGAAGAGGGGAAAGGCAGACACGGGCAGCGCATTCTGAGAGTTCATGCTTGCCCCGACGTTTTGCAAGAGGTGTTGCGTGGTCCCTTGGAAAGGAAGATCTCAGTGCTCTCTCTCAGGGCCGCTATGAATTCTGCGTCCCAAGAGGTAATCCTCCAGGACCAACACCAGCAGCTTTAGCAGGGGAAGCACCGCCTGCCACAGATGCCGCTGCCAATGCCAGAGAGGCCAAAGCCTCCAGAGGAGATGGGCAcaccctcagagctgaggatgctgccaacggcagcggaggtggaggagcccacGGCGGTACtctgcgggaaggagctgaggatgggtccgggcagggtcaccaccacgggagagggctggatgaccacgttggagtcctggcactgcctgacgcAGGACTCGGTGCAGCTGTCGGCCAGCGGGGTGGGGCCGCAGGGCCGACACTGCAGGCGTGGCAGGCACTGGTTGTAGCAGGACATGTCTTGCGTCTGGAGGGACACCTGTTGGCAGAAAGGGCGGAGCAAAAGCAGGGGAGAGTAAGAAGCAGCCTGCCTTCCCAGCACACGTGTTCCAAGGCTCAGTGCTGACTGGTGATATGGAGTCTGTGCAAGGAAACCCGTGGCCTTCTCCTTACATTTGGCCCTGCCAAGAGTGACCGGGCACATTCAGGCTGCTGCCTGGCCCATAGCTCAGGAGACACCTCCGGCAAGACCTAGCGTCTTTTGACACGTCACCAGCTGCCCTTTTCTGTCTCCCTGCACTAGTTGCCTTCCCAAGACCCAACAGAGGATGAAGGCACTTGCATGTGCAGAGAAATTCCGGAGGAGGACAGGGTGAGGAAAGGGCTTCAGACTCACCTTGTTCCTGGGGTGATGGAGGCAAGAGGAGcggatgagagagagagaagatggaCCCGCTTTTATACTGCACAGGCACCGCCCCAGGCCTACAGTCACTCACAGGAGACTCACCTCACATGCAAATTATGCTTGCCAGTGGTGCAGGTTGTGGTTTGTTTCCCTCATTTCCAttcctcatttctgaaatgccCATTCTTCCAGGCTGACCTCTTTCAGGTGTTGGTGTGAGAGACCTAAGGATTACGCCAGGacaacaacaacaccaaaatgagcagaactggatgaagaaaatgctgcttgcCAAACACAAACGCAGCAATGCGAAGCTTCGTGGGGAAGAAAGCACAGTTCAGTAATGTGAGAGGAATGCAGCCAT from Lagopus muta isolate bLagMut1 chromosome 25, bLagMut1 primary, whole genome shotgun sequence carries:
- the LOC125684381 gene encoding feather keratin 3-like — encoded protein: MVKGIQTHLVPREMKARVTVGLGRCLCSIKAGPSSLSLIRSSCLHHPRNKVSLQTQDMSCYNQCLPRLQCRPCGPTPLADSCTESCVRQCQDSNVVIQPSPVVVTLPGPILSSFPQSTAVGSSTSAAVGSILSSEGVPISSGGFGLSGIGSGICGRRCFPC